A window from Prosthecochloris marina encodes these proteins:
- a CDS encoding SDR family oxidoreductase, whose product MAMQKVLVVGASGHIGRYAALAFKKRGWFVRVLVRDPEKLKRPGPFGEPLLEGVVDEIVTGDAAKPDTLFGIADGIDTVFSSMGLRSSKPGMSYHDIDYLGNANILQEVMLHDVQKFIYVSIFKADEMMEMQIVKAHEDFVQALKDSGIDYSILRPNAYFSDMLQFQKMATSGVIIWPGDGSLRINPIHGEDMGDICVDTAAPGHQEIDIGGPDIFTYKEMFTLAFTTIDKEPRIIFIPLWIVKGLHSFIKPLNARIADMLAFAIAVNEIDNTAPRYGERHMKDFFETFGGKNRTD is encoded by the coding sequence ATGGCAATGCAAAAAGTGCTTGTAGTCGGAGCTTCGGGACATATCGGACGGTATGCAGCTCTTGCTTTCAAAAAGAGGGGCTGGTTTGTGCGTGTGCTGGTACGTGACCCTGAAAAACTCAAACGTCCCGGCCCATTCGGAGAACCCTTGCTTGAAGGCGTGGTGGATGAAATCGTAACAGGCGACGCAGCCAAACCCGATACGCTGTTCGGTATCGCAGACGGCATCGACACGGTTTTTTCCTCCATGGGCCTCAGAAGCTCAAAGCCCGGCATGTCATACCATGACATTGATTATCTCGGCAACGCCAATATTCTCCAGGAAGTCATGCTTCACGATGTGCAGAAATTCATCTATGTCTCGATTTTCAAAGCCGATGAAATGATGGAAATGCAGATCGTCAAGGCTCACGAAGACTTTGTCCAGGCGCTCAAGGATTCCGGCATCGACTACTCCATCCTGCGACCGAACGCCTACTTTTCCGACATGCTGCAGTTCCAGAAAATGGCAACTTCGGGAGTTATCATCTGGCCAGGTGACGGTAGCTTACGCATCAACCCGATCCATGGAGAGGATATGGGAGATATCTGCGTCGATACAGCCGCTCCCGGTCATCAGGAAATCGATATCGGCGGACCAGATATCTTTACCTATAAAGAGATGTTCACCCTTGCCTTCACAACGATCGACAAGGAACCCCGAATCATCTTCATCCCCCTCTGGATCGTCAAAGGCCTTCATTCCTTCATAAAACCCCTGAACGCCCGTATCGCCGACATGCTCGCTTTCGCCATTGCCGTCAACGAAATCGACAACACCGCGCCACGTTACGGCGAACGGCATATGAAGGATTTCTTTGAAACGTTTGGAGGAAAAAACAGAACAGACTGA